The following DNA comes from Synechococcus sp. CC9616.
TCCAACTATCGTCTTGATCTAACAGCGCATTCGCCCTCAGCCGTGCAAAATGCCGGGAAGAATCCTCGGTTGCATGAGTCCTCTGATCCGGCCGTTGCGCAGTCTCGCCAACGGACTCGGCATGGCCTGGTGGGCCAGGGTGGAAACCGAAGGTCCAGACGTCACCTACTGGTTCGGCCCCTTCGTCACGCGTCGGGGACTGGAGCGAGAACTTGGAAAATTTCTTGAGGACATCGGCTCAGAACAGCCGTCGTCGATGAACCACACCGTGTTGCGCACACGGCGCGGAGAACCCCTCACCATCGCCGCCGACGGCTGAACCGACGACTGATAGCGTCGCCGCAGCGTCCGTTTTTCGGAGATGACCATCAGCGCGTGGCGTCAGCAACTGCTGGATGGCGAGGTGTCGTCCAGGGAGCTGGTGGACCAGCAACTGGAGCGCATCCAA
Coding sequences within:
- a CDS encoding DUF1816 domain-containing protein, coding for MSPLIRPLRSLANGLGMAWWARVETEGPDVTYWFGPFVTRRGLERELGKFLEDIGSEQPSSMNHTVLRTRRGEPLTIAADG